One Cardiocondyla obscurior isolate alpha-2009 linkage group LG25, Cobs3.1, whole genome shotgun sequence genomic window, CGGGGTCTTTTAAAATCGTTTCAATCTTAATCTGCGCGCAAGCATTTCTGGTAACGCCATCAGTTGAAAAATAGCAATATCTTAttcaacattttaatataaaattaaaaaataaattaattattaatagaaacgTACAAAGTTTGGCCTTATTACACCACATTATGTTActtattgtatattaatatttacctgCTCCGTTATTAACTCTCCGGCGCCGCAGTAAAGAAAAGTATGTACCAAAAGAGTAGTAACACCAAGCATTACATAAAACATTCGTGAAATAGCAACACTATTTATCTCACTATCGGAAATTATCTACaatatataaacatataatttttattattccatgaaaattaatttgaaattaagataaattaaaaaaaggtattaatatcggaattataaaaaagaaatgttacgtaattttggaataaaaatgttaaaaaatgcattaattattttatgatgCAATTTCATCTAAACTTACAATAAGCAATAGGAATCCATATAGACAAAATACAATaccaaaataaaatactaatcCAAGCATcattaatgcaaatatatCTTCGATTTTATTAGCAAACCTGTAAATGTTAacttagtttaaaaaattatgtttaatttagtatgtaaaagtataaaaaattcttaaaagaaaaaaaaaataaaagaaatatctacaaaattttatgcaaatattttatataaacgtatttaatattttacaaaatatacagaaagaacatttttttataataaaaaaatacaactttAAGAAAtgctaaaataaatatttgaataatactGTATTATAAATACTGTTGTATTTAATCTTGCTACAAgttctaaacttttttttataatattattctattgttattaataaaacctGCAACAAACCTGATGAGTCTTTGATGAGCAATTACATTATTTCGTAAAgcattatcaaaatttttgcaCGACACCAAGTTGACCAATCGATATCTGAAATTCTCTAATTGACCGCAAATGTGAAGAACCGTAAGTCCAAGAAAACCATCTACTGATGTATAAGTTATAGCTGCTAAGAAAATAGTTATGGCTTGAATGACAAACGTGAATTCAAAGTGCGGGCTCTTATCAGTGTCGTAGAAGTAGTACGTCTGCAGTGGTAATGGTTTATTTCGATCTGTGAGATTTGTTAAATGTCTAAACGGTACACCAAAACAAGGAAAAACGATAACCATGGTGAATGCCAATATCATTAATACATATCCACAAATCACGATTAGTCGAGCAGTCCGGGCTCGTTTCATCATCACATTTCTCTCTGTGTTTAATTTCAAAGCCATCCAGTCTTCGGCCATCATCTTTATGACGGGTGAAAGAGCTTAGAAATGCAAGATAATATCGTGCTATAATAGTAAATCATTAATTCatgaaaaaagtaattaaggATTGGTTTCACCAACTTGCCTTTTATCTCGCGATACCTAATCAGCCGTTTAAGCTAACTGGTAAAGTAAACTGACAAGTAAACCTTCTTAAGTTTGActctttgattttaataagaCTTGGTACATTTTTAGAAAGGTCAAAAATATTagacacgtatttttttttatcggcaatGGTCAATGTTTAAAGGGTGAAATCAACCTCCAAAGTTGGGTACTATGTAACGTATTATAATGTTTCACATAGAAACAACGTACCGATCGGAAAAAATCAATTGCAAAATGTgtgtaatgttaattaattaaatttacatattatatttttcacatgCACTTGTTACAAAAGagttaaattctttaaaataagtttttttacacttttttagCTGTAgccgaataaatttaattttaattattaattgtaatgaAACAAGACTCAATGTAAAaagccaaaaaaaattaagtttacaTGTTTTTACTTCTTTCTCATGAACCGAAATTAAGGGGTAAACCATCCCTTAAAGTATATAATCTTATCCTGTTATTTTTCAGAGAAAACCGataaaagaacgaaagaagagtaatatatttttattttttttgttttttgtttattattaatttttttttatttaaaacattattaaattaaattattaaaactaaaatattaaaatattaaattaaaaacattattaaaagttttttttaataataaaaaaaacacaaaaaataaaaatatattactcttctttcgttcttttatCGGTTTTCTCTgaaaaatgacaaaataagATTATATACTTTAAGGGATGGTTTACCCCTTAATTTCGGTTTATgagaaagaagtaaaaaacatgtaaacttaattttttttagctttttaCATTCAGTCTTGTTtcattacaattaataattaaaattaaatttattcggcTACAgctaaaaaagtttaaaaaaacttattttaaagaatttaactcttttgtaacaaatgcatgtgaaaaatataatatgtaaatttaattaattaacatttcacACATTTTGCAATTGATTTTATGCCGATCGGTACGTTGTTTCCatgtgaaatattataatacgtTACATAGTACCCAACTTTGGGGGTTGATTTTACCCTGTAAACGTTGACCATTACCGATAAAAAAACGTGTCTAATATTTTTGACCCTTTTAAAAGTGTACcaagtttcattaaaatcgGAGAGTGTGACTTGGGAAGGTTTACTTGTAAGAAACGTTTCACGAACGTATTCGGTCggttatttttctttagctAGCTAACGGAGAAA contains:
- the LOC139111719 gene encoding odorant receptor 13a-like, with protein sequence MILLIDNLQITLPLIIVSLKLVTMRWKRTALSPVIKMMAEDWMALKLNTERNVMMKRARTARLIVICGYVLMILAFTMVIVFPCFGVPFRHLTNLTDRNKPLPLQTYYFYDTDKSPHFEFTFVIQAITIFLAAITYTSVDGFLGLTVLHICGQLENFRYRLVNLVSCKNFDNALRNNVIAHQRLIRFANKIEDIFALMMLGLVFYFGIVFCLYGFLLLIIISDSEINSVAISRMFYVMLGVTTLLVHTFLYCGAGELITEQCEAINRAIHDLEWYKLESKQARNLILLMTRAAEPFHISAGRIIPLTMTTFCSVRCFHIIYSAKFNTAFFAIYVLHIMSPKC